The Microbulbifer sp. YPW1 genome contains the following window.
GCCCACAAACGGCGTTCCACCAGCTCCGGGTCCGCCGGTCTGTACATTTTTTCTGCGAGCATCTTTTTGCTTTTCAGATAATTTGTTCATCGCCAATTACTTCTCGCGCAGGGGGATATAGACGTCGGTAATCATATCCTCTTCCCGAATATCCGGGCCGACGTTCACGTAGTGAAAAATAATCGGATAGTCCGCCATCTGCTCGTCGCTACGAGGCAGCCACTCGCGATAAAGATAGTCTGCAGTGGTTACCCGATGGCGTGATCCCAGGTGCCTTGCGCGTGCGCAGCGCAACTGTGGAATCACATTGCCAATAACACCGAATGCATTGGGCGTGATGTCGCCCTCAAACGATACGCACAGGTCCACCCGGTACTCCGCAGGTGGTACCGCGGAAGGATCGTTATAGTGCAGTCCGTAACTGCGGTGCCTGTTCGATGGCGACAAGCCGTTGGCTTTGCGCCAGGCCACCAGGCGCATAATGGACTCGTGTTCCCGCTCCGGTGGTCCCAAGTGCTCGACCATGGCCACCGGGGTTTGTGGGAAGGTTACGATCTCTACCTGCATCTCAGTCCTCAGTATTGTGTCGCCAGTCGAATTCCATTTGCCGCGCGGTGCGTTCTGCCAGCGCCACGGACGCGAGCCGTGCAACAAGATGCAGGCTCATGTCGATACCCGCAGAAATACCGCCGGAGGTAACGATCTGTCCCTGGTCTACCCAGCGCTGCTGTTCGATCACGGCGACATCCGGGTAGGCAGATTTGAGTTCCGGAATATCTTCCCAGTGCGTGGTCGCAGAAAGACCGCTTAATAGCCCTGCCTCGGCCAGAACGAATGCCCCGGTGCATACCGACGCCACCAGTTGTGCGCTCCGGGCGATGCGCGTGACCCAGTCGGTAACCGCAGTGTTTTTCATGACTTCTGTATGCACACCGCCGGCAACGATCAGGACATCCAATGGCGGGTGGTCGTGTATCGTGCAGCGGGGGTTTACGCTGTATCCGCCACGTGCAGCCACAGGATCCAGGGTTTCCGCTATCAGCAGCGGTATAAATTGTTCTGCGATGCTCGACAAGCGATTCGCGGTGGAAAACACCTCGAACGGCCCGGAGAAGTCGAGGACCTCGGCATCCGGGTAAATGAAAATTCCGATATTCATAGGCGGTGTTATTTCCCTCAGGCAAGCTTCAGGTTGGCATCGGCACGGCTCATCTGGTCGTGCAGGGATTGAACCTCGCGGGTCTTCATGATTGTGCTGCCACTGCCGAGGGTGCGCACAAAGCGGCAGGCAGAAAATGCATCTGCCAGCTTGTTGTAATTCTTTACCCACCGC
Protein-coding sequences here:
- a CDS encoding maltose acetyltransferase domain-containing protein translates to MLAEKMYRPADPELVERRLWA
- a CDS encoding GyrI-like domain-containing protein, which codes for MQVEIVTFPQTPVAMVEHLGPPEREHESIMRLVAWRKANGLSPSNRHRSYGLHYNDPSAVPPAEYRVDLCVSFEGDITPNAFGVIGNVIPQLRCARARHLGSRHRVTTADYLYREWLPRSDEQMADYPIIFHYVNVGPDIREEDMITDVYIPLREK
- a CDS encoding DJ-1/PfpI family protein: MNIGIFIYPDAEVLDFSGPFEVFSTANRLSSIAEQFIPLLIAETLDPVAARGGYSVNPRCTIHDHPPLDVLIVAGGVHTEVMKNTAVTDWVTRIARSAQLVASVCTGAFVLAEAGLLSGLSATTHWEDIPELKSAYPDVAVIEQQRWVDQGQIVTSGGISAGIDMSLHLVARLASVALAERTARQMEFDWRHNTED